The Maniola jurtina chromosome 20, ilManJurt1.1, whole genome shotgun sequence genome includes the window acagccaggctgatccgttgcacaaaaaatgagccagcccttctgtcaacCGATGAGGCTACTAACCGCGATACTTACCTTATTTTATAAACCTTTGATACCGTAACTGATGTACCTGATAggtctaataataaatattcatgaGGCTTGCCACGTGAACATCTCTGAGGCAGGCTGAGAAATGTTAGGTTCGCTTGGTTAATTCTACGCTCAATCAACTAGCCACAGCGTTGGTATGGaaatctatacataatataataaaattgtagaaaagtggtgtctgtacaatagaaatatataaaaaaaaagtagcaggggttgttattatatcgatgccgaacccgaaattgtaattaagttttttttttgtctgtttgtctgtttgtctgtttgtctgtttgtctgtgtgtttgtgtacgctaatatcagaaacggcttattcgatttagatacggttttcactaatatattgtagtaagcttcacttaacatttagtgtttatttcatgtcaatcggttcataaataaaaaagttatgtcaatttaaagaatcacggcgcctgagcgtccgtggctatataaagcgcggtcactattccacgcgaacgaagtcgcgggcacagctagtgtatAATGACTATGCGAGATCCTTTCGTTTGCAAACAGAACAAGAGATTACCTAAAGCAGAAATACCTTTGGGAGAAATCGACGGACTGATAttatatcaaagtaggtacggCAAAGGATCATCAGCCGAGCTGGTGTACGGTGAGCCACTGCGCTTACCTGGCGAATTTTTTGGCCAAAATATCGCAAGCTACACCACTGACATCACCGACTTCTCAGCTCGCTTGAGATCCTTTGCCGAGAAGCTACAACCAGTACCAACTCAGCACCACTCTAAACCTAAAACCTTCGTATTTAAAGAGCTGAGCACCTGCAGCCATGTATTCCTTAGGGAAGACACGCTACATGGTGCCTTGCAGCCAGCTTATACAGGGCCATACGAGGTTTTAAAGAGAGGCGCTAAAACCTTTAGATTAAAAGTTAAGGGCCGAGACGTGACTGTATCAATTGACCGACTTAAACCAGCCTACATATTGTCCGACGATACTCCCTTACCCAAACCACCTAATCCTCCCCAACCTAAACCTCCAGATGTTCCCCAGCAACAAGCTGGAGACAATATCGGATTGCGAACCACGCGTTCCGGTAGAAGAGTACGGTTTCCGGATTATTATCGTCCGTAGACACGGCCTCTGGAGGGGAGTGATGTAGGTTACacacatatttaaaaataaatgtttgaaaaaagaaaaagaaaaaatcatcattcaaaatatatacgtcaagactgttttgtcatcattgtttatttatgttgtgagaaaaaattaaaactaaattttacgaaggaactcgtgtcgtttaattactttatcaccaacgcaccgaggattcctttaggtacctacgagtacctatacctaGATAGATTGTTGGATCTAAAAACTTTAGACTGCatgaattttcattttctttctttaaagtagaaaagaaaataaattccaAGTTTAAATAAGCTGTGttagccaagtggttaagacgtcttgAGGGGTCGGGTCTgaactggcgatgggttgatcatgatgacggtGAAGTTTAAATCTGAgggtgttttatttaaaaaaaacgtataacgtaattaattatatttatttaaatacatttaactATCTTTAAATAGGTACCCAGCTAGTCGCGCGGACAGGAAAACGTAGTTCCTAGTCTCTCTCttgagtttttaatttatcacatTTGCATTTAAATTGCATggttatgataataataatgaagctTCACATAAGAGCGCTTTTCATTTTCTCATAAAGGAAAAAGAATCAATTCGTTATCGGCTGTATATGTCAACGGCTATCTGTGATATTGTATAGAACACCTAGGCATTCTATAGAATACCTAAAACACTCAagcaatgtataaaatattttttatttcgtaCTTTGGCTAGGCGACCTATACGAATCCTAAACAGCAATAGGAAAGGaatcctttcaccaaaggttgcctggtcgAGATTGCTCTAAGTAtcaaggccgcctttgcatacaattttttagtttatagtttcttgttttgtcttggttttaCCTTGTTTTGTCTGCAATAATgtcttctatctatctaccttTCGATCTTGATTAAAAAGTTTGGGTCTGCCCTGTCTACTGATGTACTGAACCTAACTACGTGTCCCATTTGTTTTTCATTGGAGTTTCAGCTGAGGCAAACTTATAGTAGAGTTAGTGAAGCACTCTGAATGACAGTTTAGTGCTTTTACGAGTACTTAACACAACAAGTTGCCACAAACTAAACTTAGTAAGTATGTAGACTGAAGTAATTAAAGTTATTCGACGAGAGCgagataaacctaaatccaagagTAACTAAGTTAAATCAAACTCATTTATCCTTGCTATGGTATCCTTCACACAACACAATCACAGCTATCTTCTCGGTGCAATCTTTAGTGGCTGAAGGAGCTCTACAGTGTTTTCGAAGCGTTGTTATCAAAATAACTTAGTTTGTTAGGCTTCATCTCTGTTCGATcctaagtagttttaattgCAGTTGTAAGCAATGGgcatgtatgtatataatattattgcacgaaaaaacacacaggttacaaaaaagaaaacttaaaatataggtacaaaaagGCGGTCTAAATGCTAAATGGACATGTGATAGATACCTACCAATTAGAGGCTATAAGGCCATGGCTATGTAATAATAGGTGATAACGCATAAGACACCTCTTTTCCCCTCACCCATAAACTGTATAGAAGAACAATATGTGGCAAATAtgggtactttcaagtcaattgtgaataggcatcttctaggcaagcacgctccatcttaggctgcatcatcacttaccaccaggtgtgattgtagCTAAGCGCTAgtttatgaattaaaaaaaactagctgaCTTATATTGTCAACTACAGCTCAAACCGCTGAGTTcagaaattagaataatatgtagattgtaggtgtTCTCTATGAAGtagagaataaaataaataaaaaaaaccaataaaaagtgattttcaGCATGTAAGCAAAGCCTCGgttggtcatcatcatcatcatcattatcaaccgcagacgtccactgctggacatagatctctggTAGAGACCTCCACACGCTACGGTCTAGCGCGCGCCGCctcaatccagcggctccttgcgactcgtttgatgtcgtctgtctacAGTGGGGCGTCTtttaacgctgcgctttccaaaGCGAGGTTGCCCATTCTAGGACTTCTAGTTTTTTCGAACTGTGTCCTGCCCTTATGGGATAggtcagagtcactcagcgggcgatgaagAAATGTATGTTTGGAGTTTGTCATCAGAAATtaagagatccgtaggagaaccagagtaacctaAACGAATTGCAAAGCTCACGTGGACCGGTTTGTCGGCTAGTAGCacttacctaaatatatttCGTCTACCAGTGAATATCCTCATAATACTGCTAACGTAACAGTAAACTGATGAGAGGAAGTATTATTGTTACAAAATGAATATATCTCAGCAGTTTCAGTTGATTTAAACTGGAGCTGCAATGTTTCCAACCCTATTGGCTATCAAATAATTACTAGACTCGTTAAAAGTTTCAAAGTGGCCCGAGTTAAAGGCGACCACACGTTGCGGTCGTTGTTTCAAGCTGAAATTCAGTAAATGTTGCTAAAAGCAGGAATTCCCGAAATATTGGATACAAATTAGGTAGCTACGTGCTAATAATTTATACCTATCGAATTTATTGTACTTAATGTGAATTTttcacccccgacccaaaaagaggggtggtataagtttgacgtgtgtatctgtctgtggcatcgtagctcctaaactaatgaaccgattttaatttagtttttttgtttgaaaagtggcttgatcgagagtgttcttagctataatccaagaaaagaggttcagccgtttgaaagttatcagctcttttctagtcgctgtaaccttcacttgtcggaggtgttataaattattgaatttacacttgttgaaaggAGCGACCgccaagttaaaaaaaagaatattaattaaCCATGTTaaccatgactaatattcccctttctctTCCAACTAAGCATCAAGCTTGTGCTACACTTTTtctcaacaaataaaaaatcaacTAGATATGCGACTTAACACTTCCAAGGCTTTTGCTATTTATAAACGGAAGTTACTTCTAAATAAGTTCATCTAAATGTAGTGGTACTTATATGCAAAGTTTAGTTCTTGGCGGTCTTGGTGGGCGAAGCATACAACCCCGCACCGGAAACGCAGTGTTAGAAAAATATTGTATAGACAGTAGACACCCtacgaaaaatataaaaattcaaaatccaaaatgtttttattcaattaaacttttacaagtgcttttgaatcgtcaaaaaaatctaccactggttcggaatgccattcctaccgagaagaaccagcaagaaactcggcggttgctcttttcaagtacatattcaatttacaataatatgccatatatTGAAGAAATGTATATTAAAGAagttctataaataaaacagtaggtatttcatatttttcacgtataatatattgtatttttattacatgAACAAatatctttaacagggctctctccgttactcgcttcatacaatcgtagttccaatttcatttgaatattaagcaaccaaagtccataaaattttgcagacatattctagaaactaatatctgtgtctgtggtgttttagatttttctaaatatgtagttttaaaattacaggggctcaaagatttgtatgtaatcttttaagaccgcgtaactttgaaaccgaaaattttaacagaaatctggaaaaccacagacatagatattagtttctagaatatgtctgcaaaatttcatggactttggttgcttaatattcaaatgaaattggaactacgttagtaagaagcgagtgacggagagacccctcttaagaattAAGGACATATTATTTAGCTAGGGTACAATAAATAAACGAAAAGGGGAATTCTAACAATACGCTATTTTTATGAGTATGTCGCTCTGATTCGCCATTTATGATTACGCCCGGAAAAGTGGGTAAGTACCTCCGTATTTCCGTCATAGCATTTACAGGAAAAGATTTTTGCTGaacaaaaatagtaagtagttGGATTAGTCGGATCATGGTCTAAGAAAGGAATGAGTATGTATTCAAGAATTTTGGTAATCTGTACTTATACGCCTTAGATACACATTTTATTCGATTTAATATAACTATCCAAATATTTGATGAGAATGTTTCTAAATAGATTTAGTTAAGCTTGAAACAAACGTGCGACGGAAACTGTACCACATGACATCACAATACCTATAGAATGCATGTGTACGTAAAGGTTGTTTTACGCCGCAGCAACAATATGCGACTTTGCTGCATAGCTACTATAAATAGAAAAGGCGGCAGTCTATTTTATGCCAAGATAAGATTgtaaaatcaaaacattttagGGTATGACAGTCCACCGaagaaatccatacttccatactaatattataaatgcgaaagtgtgtctgtctgtctgctaccttttcacggcgcaatagtttaaccgattctgacgaaatttagtacggagttagcttatatcccggggacggacataggcaactttttatctcggaaaatcaagcagttcccacgggatttttgaaaacttaattccacgcggacgaagtcgcgggcatcctcttatctatatttttaaattttttacccgactacggcaaagccgaaaggaagggttatgatttttattaCCATAATTTTTTAGCATGCAGTTCTGTGGCATGCTCCAAGAGGACACTGTGTAGCTGTGGCATAAAACGTTCTTAAGTTTGTACGATTTGTGATACGACCAACACTATGAAGTAGGTACGTTAAGTTACAGCGCGCAACTGTATCTAGGCCCTTTAACGCATTTGCTACAACtctaagtataattttatttagatctTATAGAGCATGCTTTGAATTTATTTAGACTTACTCTGGCCAAGTCACTTTGGACGCGTCGCGTCGCCCTCGCGTCGCGTTGCTTGTACGCGCTCTATTTGTTTCAGCCTTTCACAACAAACAATAGAAACGTCGTAGGACGTAAGTCAATAAGCTGTACAATATACAAGTTCAAGTATTTTACAAACTTCTTCAACTTGTACAGGGGCTATATACTCGTATATAGGGAAGTGCTTTGTATCACATTAATAATGTAATAAGTCTCCTTTTACGTAAGCGCGATAGCTTAAGTACTAAACAAGATAAAATGTTGTCTCGCTAGAATATATTATTGCCAGGTCTTGTTgctgtttttattattaactagctgacgcccgcggcttcgtcctcgtggaattaggtttttcgaaatcccgtgggaactctttgattttccgggataaaaagtagcctatgtgctaatccaggatattatcaatctccattctgaatttcagccaaatccgtccagtggtttttgcgtgaaggagtaacaaacacacacacacacacaaacaatctttcgcctttataatattagtgtgaagattcaagattcaagattttttatttgcatacgATCCTAAAGCGACTGGTTGACTTCCATCGGAATTGGTATCTGATTTTTCGGCTACTTCCAACTGTACGCACCTatattgctggctcactactgaacacggatctcctctcggaaagagaagggtttggctatagtctgccaagctggccaagtgccgaTAGTCAGACTTCACAGAcgtttgagatcattatggagaacattcaggcatgcaggtttcttcactatgtttgccttcaccgttaaaacaagtgatacttTTTGTGATAGAGtgaaggttgcctggtggagattgctctgagcgataaggccgcctttgcatacacatgttttgattttttttctgtttcttccttttgtgatgataatttcatgttttgtgtgcaataaagtttttaactatctatctatctacttaattacttacctacttaaaatgtccgaaaagttagaggtgcgtccccgggatcgaaccccggacccccgAATGCCGATATTTTAACCACTATTCTATCACCGCCTTTTCTGAAATTTGTGCtatgatttaattttttgcCGCCAAACACGACCTTAAACCAAGTTTTTATTGGTGAAGACGGAGCTTCATACGAAAACTTTTATGTTCATTTTGAGGAACACTCTATCTAGGGACTTATGAAAAATATTCCAAAGTTTTGCTTAAGTAGCTGAAGTGTGAAACTTCAACAATAAACTAAGCTTTATACATTATTCTTTAGTGACGTCAAACTTTTCAGAGCAAAGCTTCGCTTCCTTCCGTTAACAGTTAGCACTCGAAATCCACAATGTAtgcctattacctacctacttagctttATACAGTAgttcactgacctctactaatataCTTACGCTGGATTTGCGATTGCTGGCCTGTTTTTGAAACAAGATGCTTCAAATTTTGGAGCTGATAGCAGCTGTGAGCGTCATCATGTGAGCGCACTCGGAACACAAAATATGCTTCATCACCAACATTTATATgttagtgatgactgatgaggcATTTGTTATTAGTATCAAAGCGTAGGCCATTTGAAACTaagtgtaaaagtttaattccCCGTACGTTCGGTAGAACGGCTTCGAATCGGCTCAAAAAATAatagtcattttgtatggcacacgccctcttccagcgtacctacttgtcTAAGTTCATTTCAACGCGATAGGTATTCTTTAGTAACATCAAACTTTACCAAATTCCGCTTTCGTCAAACTTCGCGAACAATTTTAATATAGAAGATGTCACATTCTACTAGCCaaaggtatgtgtgtatgttggGTTATTTCACCAAACCAACTCTACCAACCTATCGTGTGCATCTAGGAAGTTAGTAACGTCCAAACTCTGACTAATTGATATCAAGAAATCTCTCGCTCTCTGaatccgtttttagggttccgtacctcaaaaggaaaaacggaaccccggatcactttgttgtctgtctgtctgtctgtccgtcgtgactgtcaagaaaacctatagggtacttcccgttgacttagaatcatgtttggtaggaAATAGCCAGGAAGGATTTCCCTTTCACATTAATCATCTTCCTCGCGTGTAGTTTACACTGACTTAACTAAAGTATCATAATTCGAAATATAATACTATGGTCGAGCTCAGAAATCAGTGTACGAAGAATAATGGCCACTATAGCTTCTAGTTACAAGGAACCTGTAACTGAaaccattataatatttatgcaGAAATAAAGTCTGATAAAGCGGCAATAGCCTCGTCGTAAAATGAATAGGTTCATCTTCTCAACAGTTCAGTCTTGGCCGAGTGACTTGGCTATGAAATCTATTTCCTTGCGACTCGGGCGATCCCACTCCAGCGATTTCTGTTGGTGGGAACTGGCAATACGTGTACACAAAGTGAATATTGACGGCCTTCCTGCCGCACTGATGAGCAATGTTGTCTTATAAGTGGAaagtcccaggttcgattcccggcagtttattatttctaaattgtctctggtctgatctggtgggagacttcttccgtggctagttaccacttaccaccctactggcaaagccgtagaCCGTCAGGGgattaatgaaactgccattcCCTTTCtaagttagcccacttctatcttagatcgcatcatcacttaccaccagatgcaATCGCAGTCAAGGTCCAACTTGTATCGGAAAAAGAAGGATAGATGTATGCCTGATTATCTGTTTCAGGTTATCAGAAATAGTGGCCCCGGTATTAGGTTAGTAATTTGTTTGTGGACAGTAACGATCACAACAAGGTCTCAAGTTACAAGGAACGAAAATGTCAAGTAacgccgccgccgcgccagGGGAGCAAAAATCACGCCCACACGGGACGCTCAAGTGGAAATATCGCCTTCCATTATATCATATACTGTATTATTCCTTAATTAATATGACGGATATACATATATGGAATGTTTTGGCATTGAGCCATATCTATCCTCTACCACGAGGGGCAAGCCCCGTACATCTGCTGATCTAGCGCCATAGAATATTTAGTACTTTCCAACTACAGAATTGTCACTCC containing:
- the LOC123875848 gene encoding uncharacterized protein LOC123875848 is translated as MTMRDPFVCKQNKRLPKAEIPLGEIDGLILYQSRYGKGSSAELVYGEPLRLPGEFFGQNIASYTTDITDFSARLRSFAEKLQPVPTQHHSKPKTFVFKELSTCSHVFLREDTLHGALQPAYTGPYEVLKRGAKTFRLKVKGRDVTVSIDRLKPAYILSDDTPLPKPPNPPQPKPPDVPQQQAGDNIGLRTTRSGRRVRFPDYYRP